In Lolium rigidum isolate FL_2022 chromosome 7, APGP_CSIRO_Lrig_0.1, whole genome shotgun sequence, the DNA window AAAAAGGTAAATATATTTTTTCCGCCGACTGAACTCTCTGAACTTCTACTCGTGCAAGTCTGCTGCATGACAGCCTCATTTAAATAATAATCATCCTATAGagtaaataattaatatcttgctAACAATCCTCCTCAGAACAGCTAGAACTTTCACTCACACCGTTAGCCATGGCTTCCCTGCCATTTGGTTTTGCAGCCGCATCCTCCTCGGCGTTGTGCTTCTTCCCATTTTCGGACGCAAGTTTCTCATCGGTAGCCATCTTTGCATCGTGCTCCTCAACCTTCTTCCGTTCCTCCTTGTCCTCcaatttcttcttgagctcgtgtaCCAAACTCCCAAGACAAGCGTCCGCGTCGCGAGCTGCGCGCTTTGACATCATGATACACTCCGCCACATCCGCGGGAGTGATGTCAACCACCTGCAGcagctccttgatggcgtcgaacAGCGGGTGCTCGTCAACCTCGAGGTAGTTCTCGGCGAGCGTCCTGAAGGCCTCGAATCTGCAGTAGGACATCTCGATGTGCTTGTCCATCCGGCCCCGGCGGATCAACGCCGGGTCGAGCTTGTCGAGGTGGTTGGTGGTGAAGACGATGATGCGCTCGCCGCTGTGCGCCGACCAGAGGCCGTCGATGAAGTTGAGCAGGCCGGACAGCGTGAGCATGCTGCCTCTCCTGCGCTTCCTCTCGCTGGCGACGTCGTCGAGCTCGTCGTCTTGCGTGGGAGGCATCATGGTGGCGCGGTGGCCGCTGAGGTCGAGGGAGCAGTCGATGTCCTCGATGACGACGATGGACTTGCTCTTGGTCTCGATGAAGAGCTTGCGGAGGTCGTAGTTGGAGTGCAGCGTGGTGAGCTCGATGTCGTAGATGTCGTAGTTGAGGTAGTTGGCCATGGCGGCGATCATGGTGGACTTGCCGGTGCCCGGAGGGCCGTGGAGGAGGTAGCCACGCTTCCAGGCCCTGCCGATGCGTCGGTAGTAGTCCTTGTTGTTGCGGAAGTCGTCAAGGTCGTCCATGATGCTCTGCTTCTCGTCTGGATCCATGGCGAGCGTGTCGAAGGTGGTCGGATGGTCGAAGTTGATGTAGCTCCACACCTCATCCCTCGGACTACCGTAGTCGCGGTTGTTCTTGTTGGTGTAGAGCCTGCGGGGGCGGTTGCCGACCGTGACATCCTGTCCCGTGCGGCGGACATGAGGTAGgtactcgtcgacgacgagcctccGGTGCTTCTCGTGGAACGTgagtcggcagcacctccccgtggAGCGGTGCGACGCCTTGTCTTCCACGACGGCCGACCACCACATGGTGACGCCCCTGAACTCGTCCGCCACCTCCTGGCCCTCGCGGAGGCTGAGCACGAAGCCGTGGCCCTCGTCGGCGCCCTCGGCGCGGAGCTGGCGCGCGTCCCGCGAGCAGACGACGCTGAGGTAGGCGAGCACCTCCGCGTAGGCGTCGCTGGACTTGGCCTTGCTGTTGTAGTAGGAGCAGGAGTGGTCTTCAGGCTTGGCGGCGATGTCGATGGTGACGAAGGGGTCGAGGAACGGGAGGAACCGGCGCACGGGCCGGCGGAGGTGCTGGTTGAAGTAGGTCCTCAGCACCCCGATGGGCGCGCACGCCGCGGCCACCGGCGTCAGGTAGATCCACGCCGACGAGCGGAAGCTGTCGAGCATTCCCATCATCTTGTCGTGGTTGAGTGAGACTATGGATCGGAGGAGATTGGATTGGGGGAAAGGTCGATCACAATTCACAAGAGGGCTGGCGTGCGCCTCATATATATGGAGTATCATCAATTGATTATTACAGCTTGATTACAGGGGTTAAGTTAGGGGATACCTTTTTTTGCGAATAAGTTAGGTGATACTCTTTGACTCGCAAGTCTCCTATCAAATCAAAGGTACCTAGTACTAGTATATGTGTACGTACGTGACAGCctgtacattttttttttgtctattagggcatctccagcgggccgacgcatttcggacgtccgaaatgtccgtttgcgtcggcccgcggacgcgatgtggcccagagcgaccgtttgcgtcttgggtacctccagcggtgcggacgtaTTTTTTTACCGGGGACAGCTTCAagctcgctaatggcgttttacgtcccgtcgaggactgccgccggtgattaactgttcccgcgcgacgacgatcgttcccgcactttcccaatacattggcaagtttcgtcggcgtttcgcgcgcgcgggaaacgccctgcgcgccaacgccgtttcccgccccaccgtggctatatatggtggacaccggtggGGGCGACGGGCACACTTCAAgccaccatccatccatggccgaccacatgaGTTGAgagcacgttgttcacatgtgccgccagctccacccggaggaggaggaggaggtagccgccgccggcgttgaggcccagcagctggacctggaggtggcggcagcggaagcggaggcggcagagcgcgcggaagggcgcctcgcggcgaccagggcggagatcgccaacgccatggccgagctcaccgacgccagggccgagctcgcggaggcgcaggcggccatcgcggcccctccggccgacgccgtcatccacgacatcgcggacgaccagcggattctgctcgcgtccttcgagtccctggctggggacgcccagcgccgtcaggcttgggtggcggaggaggaagcccacagctatgcgatggccatggctcgggggttaatgtgctctgacctggactcgctccagcgtaggggcccttctcccatgcgggtcgagcaggagaaccgcgagctggaggccgccatcgccgccagggacgaagcggtggtggcggcggctagggacagggcccgcttcgtcgttgacatggcggcgatccaggcggcggtccaggcaaattaggacgcggcggcggcggaggaggaggaggcccgggcggcggcggaggcggcggctaccaAGGTGGCCATTGCCTAGGCAAcggccctgtgggacagctccccggccgaggccctcgaacgccgcaggcggcaggacgagatgtccagtcgccggcgtgcgcggcgcgcggagtgcgcgaagcgctcccgcttcgacgacgccgccggcccttccggcggccagtagtagggcgcgcgactgcgagtaaccgaggccggtgtaggccgcgcgacggcgagtaggtacggccgttgtagttttaggttaactcgactaaccatctctgtaaagatggtccttttggccaatcaatagtaatgaaaaaatcttttacttacctagtcactgccgaccgggcctgGATGTACAACGCGGACAgattccgcgaccgccgagcgtccgcggagacgcaaacctggcgcatatttgggccaggtttgcgtctccgcggacggcccggtcactttgcgtcgccccggtggaagtggtgccagacgcatttccggtcacggcgaacgaaaacggtcgctgagcgtccgtttgcgtcgcgccgctggagatgcccttaggacatCTCACACACGCAAGCGTAGCCCTAGCCTAGCAGTCTTATGCATAGTTGATCGGTCTGTCCATATAGACGCAAATGCGGCTCAAATATGAGTTTCGGACGCGTATGTGCGGACGCTGCACGGTTGTGCCGCGTGGCCGCTTGCTTCTCCCATGGGCCCGCCTTGCAGTTACCttgctcgatgcgtcttctcagcggcgcCAGAACTGGCGAGACGACATCGCTTTAGTAGtccgcgccacgttaatggcgatgcctcgcctgtCGAGCGGCTGCCGCCTACCTCTATCAATGAGATTTAATGGCATTGCCAAGCGTGTCGCCCTTGGCTGCCTACGACATATAAAAAGAGGGGCTCGCGCTCGGCTGCCACATCCCCTCCTCAACCCTAGCTGCCACACAACCTTCACCATAGTGTTGCCTAGCACATCCCCTCTCACAGACCCCACGAGGGAATCCATGGTGGGTTCAGGTGGCTGGCGAGGTGGTTGAGGCCGCGGTGCTAGAGCAGCTAGGCCCCAACGCTCGCCGTCGTCTTCGCAGTAGGCGAGGTGCTTCAAGTtcatcctccgcatcgacgaggaCCCcgccggcatcaagcggctcccggaaaaGTTCGCTATCGACGACGCCGAGTTGACCGAGTTGCAGGTATAGGAGGCAAGATGCAACTTTTGCCGGTGGCCCACTCGAGGTGTTGTTCGACGGGcatggcaagatgtacctgcacaccgggtgggacaagttcgcccgcgacctcgacctcgaggccggctgccagctcaccttcctctacgaaggCGACAACAAGATGATCGTTGAGGTGTTCGACGACATATCCTGCCgcgggcactaccacaccggcgagtccGGCTCGGACACCAACAGTTATTACTGCCAGGGtgtttttctttgcagcgaaCATGACCACCGTCCAAATGAAGCCACTAGTGTGGTTTCTAGATGTCCTTCCTCAGATGCGAGAAGACCGGGCACGTCAGCCACCAGTTGGATTTTCTAGTTTTGTGatagagagtgttctttctttgcagcgaacaaGGCAAAGGCCACAAGAGCCCACTAGCTAGGTTTACTCATTTTGGAATGTtttaaccatgttccaaactatgtagtaATTTATGTAATATTTCTATTTAtgtttaaatgaaaaagagaaaaaagtagGTAAAAGCTTTATGAGTCGGGCCGCTGGGCACCCCAAACGTAaatggacgcgcggacaaaaatgaCCATTTTCATATCCACAAACAGGCACAAACGGACGCAGCCACTCATTTTCATCGTTCAATTTGGATCGGttggctggagatgcccttagccctCGCCGACCAAAAAAAAATGCTCGGTTCAGTGATCCACCAAATCCAGGATATAGATTTTTGGCTCCTAGGCATCAATGCTCTcgctatttttttaaaaataaatcatatttatgtgtttcaaaaaattagaaaaaaaatcatggtgtagccAAGAAATTATCCCATAAATGTGCAAAATATCAATTTTAAATACAAAATATTCTGGGCTAcataaaaatgataaatgtgTGGATCTGGGTATGGATATTTCAAATCTTCAAATTTCAACAGATTTTTTCTTTTCTGTGTAGACTACAACATAAAGAATTTCAttattaaaattttacacgcttgtaggttaCATCATTTACTATGCCCCGATTTATTTTTAGACCtttttaaaataaatatgtatAATTTTCGTTTTTTTTAAATAGCAAGAGCGCTCATGCCCAGGAGGCAAAGACACCAAATCCATGAGatctgtagtttttttttttgcgaatagaaaTTGTATTACTTAAACACCAGAATTACAATCCTCACTACAGAGTCTAGATATCAAACTTGGTCCCGAACGGAACCAAACAGCAGTTGTGCGTCCAGGAGATCTGTAGTTCTGTACGTACAGTACCACAAGTAGTCACGGAGTAAAGATTCTCAACATGCGTACAGAGAATCAGGAACCGTGCGTGTCCCTGGGTTCAGCTTTTCAGCACAGCTCAGAGGCCCCGAGGCAAACATGCACCTTAGTCTCACTAAAATATTATGTTGCCGGATTTTGTAATAGTATGTGGCAAGTCCTTTACATGAAAGGGAACGGCGCAATTCCTAATAAATGTGATTTAAGCCATTAAGTGCCACCTTTATACTAAGACACTATTTTCTAATTTTGTTTTGAAGGAACCGATTATAGCACACTATTGTGACAGTTTTTAAACGTCCATTGCTTCCAACATAGGAGAGTTACATTTCCCAAATGCCACTCTAGTGACATGAAGTAAGTCACTACTAATTTTTAGTGATATCATTCTCATAACTGATTTgtaatttaatttttttagtttGAACTTGCCTTGTAACTAGAAAATGTCTCACTTGCAATATCACTTGCAACTAAAAATCTTAGCTGAAAATGGCAGTTACAACCTCACTTGTAACTCATAAAACACACAAATGGCGATGCAAATTTATCGGTTTTTTTTCGAATAGGACACCGGCATTAAAAGAAGCATCGAACAACGGTTTTAATTTTGACCGAGCACTAAGTTACCTGAGAACCAATCAATTATGTAaagtaataaaaatataaatatatgtggtaacATGGGGCTGACACAACCACGATTGACCAGCATTCATCTTTGTTAGATGAAAATAAATCTTGTAAGGTGATTACTCTTTATCATGACATTGATTATTTTTGTCATGTATATGAAAAATATATGGTAATTGTGAATGAAGGGAGCAGCTGACATTTTCCAATGCAAAATCTTTATTCTGTCTTAGAAAATCCAAACGTTCACTTATTGGTGAAAGGAAGAAGAATAGCACGCAAAAATTGAAGGTGAGAATTAATAGACCTCAACGCTCGTAACAGTCAGACGGCGGAGATTGACCTGTTCCTCTTGGCCggctaagactagtcacaatgcatagtatcatatagaagtatcatgcgtatgatactactacatgttactatctccacaatgcatggtatcatatactagtatcatagtctccatatattaattgttttgtagaatctcaatgcaaatatgtgtacaagatttacatgacattattttttctactagtatgtgctatgatacggtatctacctatgatactagtacactctctctcatccttaattgcactgtcacatcagcattttgcatgcatggaatgcatgatactacctatgatactcccattatgGGTAGTCTAAGTTGGATTGCTGAAGCATCTTAAAATTGCTCGAAATGAGATATCTGCAGTTGGGTAGTTTGTATATTCGAAATGTTTTTATAATATATGTACAACTTGGCCGCATAAATAACTTACTCTCccgtcccaccaaaagtgtcttaACTTTATCAAAAGTTAAATGTATATTAACACTATCTACTAGTAGGTGGATACAATCTGAATTTTAATCAAATTAAGATACTTTTTAATAAGACACGGGAAGTACTACTAGAAATATCAACTCTGTATGGAGGCCATTTTCGAAAGAAGCATCGGTAGCCACgccggaaagaaagagatgttggccGAGCGTGCAGCCGGAGTCGACGACCGTAGGTAGAGGTAGAACGGGAAAGGCGTAGGCGTGGGCGTGGTCGTGCCGTCCAACTTGAAAGCGTGTCCCGTGGGCTTCCACGTCTAGCCAAGCCGAAGAGGGTCGTGTCGTCGTCCATGACTAGGTAGGTGCATTATATTGTGGTGGAAATTTCGAACAGGTGAAGCGAAACACCATGGAGAGTTACCGCGCGCTGTTTTACATGTTGACGTACTCCATTTGTTTGCAGCCGGCGACCTGGTGAAAGCCAACCCAGCTAGCCGCCAGCCGGATCCATGATACTGTGCGATTTGGGGACATTTGTAGGAGACTGAAGTTTCCTACTCCCTCTAcacataagagcaagtacaatagaatcCAGTGAGCTGACTGTAagacattagagcatctctagccgcgttccccaaagcgtcccccaaagggatttcgggcgcgccggacagaaaatacgttccagccgcgtccccaaagcccatttttgtccggcgcgccccgatacggtgtccggtcccacaacgaaaagcgaggcgaaccgaagcgggctcgacccgtcagcggcacagggaaaattcgtctcacactcccgccaaatcccgccgctcccgccaaatcgcgcctataccgccgcgcatttcAGACC includes these proteins:
- the LOC124675862 gene encoding AAA-ATPase At3g28610-like, which codes for MMGMLDSFRSSAWIYLTPVAAACAPIGVLRTYFNQHLRRPVRRFLPFLDPFVTIDIAAKPEDHSCSYYNSKAKSSDAYAEVLAYLSVVCSRDARQLRAEGADEGHGFVLSLREGQEVADEFRGVTMWWSAVVEDKASHRSTGRCCRLTFHEKHRRLVVDEYLPHVRRTGQDVTVGNRPRRLYTNKNNRDYGSPRDEVWSYINFDHPTTFDTLAMDPDEKQSIMDDLDDFRNNKDYYRRIGRAWKRGYLLHGPPGTGKSTMIAAMANYLNYDIYDIELTTLHSNYDLRKLFIETKSKSIVVIEDIDCSLDLSGHRATMMPPTQDDELDDVASERKRRRGSMLTLSGLLNFIDGLWSAHSGERIIVFTTNHLDKLDPALIRRGRMDKHIEMSYCRFEAFRTLAENYLEVDEHPLFDAIKELLQVVDITPADVAECIMMSKRAARDADACLGSLVHELKKKLEDKEERKKVEEHDAKMATDEKLASENGKKHNAEEDAAAKPNGREAMANGVSESSSCSEEDC